CGTTTTGGCCCCTTCCACCTCGACCACGCAGATCCGGCAGGAACCGATCTGGTGGACCCCTTCCAAGTAGCAAAAATGCGGGATCAGGATGTTGTTTTGTCTGGCTGCTTCAAAGATGGTGGTGCCCTCCGGGACGGCCACCGGTTTACGATTGATCGTCAGATTGACCATGTCAAGCCCTCCTGTCGCAGCGCAGACAGCGCATGGATTCGGCGATCGCGTTCAGCTTATGAAATCCGACGGCCACTTCCTCGAAATGGTTCTTCCGTTCTTCGGGATCGAGATACTTCATGGGGAATCGTTCATGCTCAATCAGTTCCTTTTCGTCGGACGGCGCGGGGATCTCGATGGTCTCCCCGGTGTTGAGATCGCCTTTGCCGCCCAAGTAACGGTCAATGGCCTTGGCGGCATTTTTACCGTCGGCGATCGCGGTGATAACGGTATCGGACCCCCGGGCGACGTCGCCTCCGGCGAAGACCCCGGGCAACTTGGTCATCAGCGTATCCCTATCCGTCACAAAAGTACCCCACTGGGTCACTTCCACCTCCTCTTTGGCGATGAAGGGCAGATCCGAATACTGGCTGACCGCCGGAATGACCATATCCGCCGGCAGCGTGAATTCGGACCCGGGGATGGGTTTGGGCCTGCGCCGCCCGTCGGAGTCAAACTCGCCTAATTCCATCCGCACGCATTCGATGGCGGCGACCCGTTCGGCCCCTTCGAACCGGACCGGCGCGGCCAACGGGATAATTGCGACTCCCTCGGCCAGCGCGTCTTGGATCTCCCGCTCCTCGGCGGGCATATCCTCGATGACGCGGCGATAGAGGATGGTCACCGCTTGGGCGCCCGACCGCAGCGCGACCCGGGCCGCATCGATCGCCGTGTTGCCGCCGCCGATCACCACCACCTTCTCGCCCACCGTGACATCCTTGCCGAGATGGATATCGCGCAGGAAATCCAAGCCATGATAAACGCCGGGCAGATCCTCGCCCGGGATCTGAATCTTGTTGGAGAACTGCGTCCCGGTGGCCACATATACCGCATCATGTCTCTGCCGGAGTTCGGCGAAGGAGAGGTCCTTGCCCACCTCGGTCTGTAAATGAATCTTCACTCCGACCTGTTCGATCAGTTTGATCTCGTGCTGCAGCACGGCTTCGGGCAAGCGGTATTCGGGAATGCCGAAGGACAGGATCCCGCCCGCCACCGGCTGCGCCTCGTAGACGTCAATCTCATAGCCCAGGCGGGCCAGGTAGTAGCCGCAGGTCAGGCCGGACGGCCCCGCCCCGATCACCCCGACGCTCTTGCCCTTTTTGGGAAAGACCAGGTCCAGGTAGGGCTCTTCATTGTGCAGGACATAATCGGCGACATATCGTTTGAGATCGGAGATGGAGAGCGGTTCATCCAGCTGGGCCCGGCGGCATTTGCTTTCGCAAGGATGGGTGCAGACCCGGCCGCAGACCGCCGGGAACGGATTCTCCTTGCGGATCAAATTATAGGCGTCCCGCATCCGTCCGGCGGCGATCAAGGCAATGTAACCCGGGACATTGACCCCGGCCGGGCAAGCGTTCTGGCAGGGCGAGATGAACAGATCGCCGCAAACCCCGGCCCGGCAATGCTTATACTTGATGTGCTCCTCATATTCCTCGCGGAAGTACTTGATCGTACTCAAAATGGCATTGGGAGCGCTCTGCCCCAGGCCGCAGGTGGCCGTCTCCTTCACAATCCAGCCCACTTCCTCAAGCAACTCGATATCGCCTTCCCTGCCTTTCCCCTGAGTGATCCGTTCCAGGATCTCCAGCATCCGCTTGGTCCCCAGCCGGCAGGGCACGCACTTGCCGCAGGATTCCTCCTGGACAAACTCCATAAAGTACCGGGCCATGTCGACCATGCAAGTATCTTCATCCATGCTGATCAACCCGCCGGAACCCATGATCGTTCCCAACCGGGTCAGGGAGTCGTAATCGATGGCCGTGTTCAAATAGGCTTTGGTGATGCAGCCGCCGGACGGGCCGCCGGTCTGCGCCGCTTTGAATTGCTTGCGGCGGGGGATTCCGCCGCCAATGTTGAAAAGGATCTCCCCCAGGGTGGCGCCCATCGGCACTTCGACGATGCCGGTATTGTTGATATCCCCGGCCAGGGCGAACACCTTGGTCCCCTTGCTGCCGGCGGTGCCGAATCCGGCGAACCAGGCGCTGCCGTTCAGAATGATCGGCGCAATATTGGCAAAGGTCTCCACGTTATTGATGATCGTGGGCATGCCGAACAAGCCCCGCTGGAAGGGAAACGGCGGCTTCTGGCGCGGCTCGCCCCGCTCCCCCTCGATCGAGGCCATCAGGGCCGTCTCTTCGCCGCAGACGAAAGCGCCGGCGCCGATCCGGATCTCCAGATCGAAGTTGAAACGGCTGCCCAGGATCGACTCGCCCAGCAGTCCGGCGGCACGGGCCTTGCGGATCGCCAGGTCCAGCCGCTCGATGGCCAACGGGTATTCAGCCCGCACGTAAACGAAGCCCTTTTGGGCGCCGATGGCGTAACCGGCCAGCATCATGCCTTCGATCACCGCGTGGGGGTCGCCCTCCAGAATGCTCCGGTCCATGAAAGCGCCGGGATCCCCTTCATCGGCGTTGCAGGCCAGATATTTCGTCGCGCCTTCGGCTTTCAACCCCGCCTCCCATTTGATCCCGGTCGGGAAACCGGCGCCGCCCCGGCCGCGCAGCCCCGATGCTTTCACCTCCGCCACCACCCCGGCCGGAGTCATCTCCTGCAAGGCTTTGGCAATAGCCTGGTAGCCGTCCCGCGCGATATACTCCTCCAGTGAGGCATAGTCGATGCCGCCGCAATTGCGCAGCGCGATCTTGACCTGCTGTTTGAAGTAGGGGATGTCTTTCAGATAGGGGATATGGATGCCAGCCCGGGCATCAAAATAAGTATGGTTCACCTTGACCTTGCCGCCGCGGAGATGCGAGTAGACGATGGCCGGGATATCCTCCGGTTTGAGCTTGGTATAAAACGCTTCGTCCGGCATGACCACCATCACCGGACCGATGGCGCAAGTGCCGATGCAACCGGTCTCCGCCACCGCCACCTGTTCCGTCAGGTTCAGATCGGCCAGCGCTTTGAGAAGCGCCGCCTTCACCGCTTGACAGTTGGATGAGATACACCCGGCCCCGGAACAGACCAGCACCCGGTATTGACAATGCTCCTGTTCCGCCAGTTGGTTCGCTTGGATCCGGTTCAAATCGTCCCTGCTTCGAATGGTTACCATGTCCAATCTCACTCACCTCGCCGCCGATTCATTAATTAATAGTACTGCTCGATGATGGCCTGAAGTTTCTCCGGGTTGACCTGCTTAAAGACTTTGCCGTTGATGGTGATGGCCGGAGCCAGCCCGCAGGCGCCGATGCAACGCATCACTTCCAACGTAAATTTGCCATCGGCGGTAGTGGCGCCGACCCCAATGCCCAGGAGTTCCTGGAGCCTGGCGATGATCTGCTTGCCGCCCCGCACGTAGCAGGCGGTCCCCAGGCAAACCCGGATGGTGTTTTCGCCGCGCGGCTGCATGGTGAAGAAGGAATAAAAGGTGGCCACCCCGGTCACCTGTGACAGCGGCATATCCAGCCCCTCGGCCACCCGGCGCAATACCTCCATGGGCAGGTAGCCGTAGATCCCTTGCGCCAGATGCAGCAGCTGGATCAGACTGCCTTCCCGCCCCTGGTACTCCGCGATCAGCTCGACGACGCGGCCCAGTTTTTCCGATTCGCTCTCCCGCCCGCAATTGCAACTCTCTTTGATTTGCGCGTTCATTGCACCTCCTTAAAAAAATACCGCATCGGTAGTGTCGAAAGATTCCAAAGCCATCTGCGCTCAAGCCGTCCGGTTGTTTCCTACGCAAAAAACGGGACTAAATCCCCCAATATGGCATTACCCGCCGGATTGTGAGGAAAAAACCTATCTCTCGCTATTTCTCCTAGGATAGGCAACCGGTTCAGTAACGGATATTATGGCAATCCGCCTATCATTCGCCGGGATAGTTATAACTTTTTCATCTTGATGATAAAGGCAAGCGAGGAATCTATTGCAACGCGTGGATTAATAAACATGCTACACTCAGTCAGAAGTGCTACGTGACGACTTTACCCTGTCAGATCAGAGCATTGCATAATTACCTTAACAAGCCCTGTGGCCACTATATATATTGCAAAGCCCGGATATTTCGAAAAAAG
This Hydrogenispora ethanolica DNA region includes the following protein-coding sequences:
- the nuoE gene encoding NADH-quinone oxidoreductase subunit NuoE, with the protein product MNAQIKESCNCGRESESEKLGRVVELIAEYQGREGSLIQLLHLAQGIYGYLPMEVLRRVAEGLDMPLSQVTGVATFYSFFTMQPRGENTIRVCLGTACYVRGGKQIIARLQELLGIGVGATTADGKFTLEVMRCIGACGLAPAITINGKVFKQVNPEKLQAIIEQYY
- a CDS encoding NADH-ubiquinone oxidoreductase-F iron-sulfur binding region domain-containing protein, with translation MVTIRSRDDLNRIQANQLAEQEHCQYRVLVCSGAGCISSNCQAVKAALLKALADLNLTEQVAVAETGCIGTCAIGPVMVVMPDEAFYTKLKPEDIPAIVYSHLRGGKVKVNHTYFDARAGIHIPYLKDIPYFKQQVKIALRNCGGIDYASLEEYIARDGYQAIAKALQEMTPAGVVAEVKASGLRGRGGAGFPTGIKWEAGLKAEGATKYLACNADEGDPGAFMDRSILEGDPHAVIEGMMLAGYAIGAQKGFVYVRAEYPLAIERLDLAIRKARAAGLLGESILGSRFNFDLEIRIGAGAFVCGEETALMASIEGERGEPRQKPPFPFQRGLFGMPTIINNVETFANIAPIILNGSAWFAGFGTAGSKGTKVFALAGDINNTGIVEVPMGATLGEILFNIGGGIPRRKQFKAAQTGGPSGGCITKAYLNTAIDYDSLTRLGTIMGSGGLISMDEDTCMVDMARYFMEFVQEESCGKCVPCRLGTKRMLEILERITQGKGREGDIELLEEVGWIVKETATCGLGQSAPNAILSTIKYFREEYEEHIKYKHCRAGVCGDLFISPCQNACPAGVNVPGYIALIAAGRMRDAYNLIRKENPFPAVCGRVCTHPCESKCRRAQLDEPLSISDLKRYVADYVLHNEEPYLDLVFPKKGKSVGVIGAGPSGLTCGYYLARLGYEIDVYEAQPVAGGILSFGIPEYRLPEAVLQHEIKLIEQVGVKIHLQTEVGKDLSFAELRQRHDAVYVATGTQFSNKIQIPGEDLPGVYHGLDFLRDIHLGKDVTVGEKVVVIGGGNTAIDAARVALRSGAQAVTILYRRVIEDMPAEEREIQDALAEGVAIIPLAAPVRFEGAERVAAIECVRMELGEFDSDGRRRPKPIPGSEFTLPADMVIPAVSQYSDLPFIAKEEVEVTQWGTFVTDRDTLMTKLPGVFAGGDVARGSDTVITAIADGKNAAKAIDRYLGGKGDLNTGETIEIPAPSDEKELIEHERFPMKYLDPEERKNHFEEVAVGFHKLNAIAESMRCLRCDRRA